A single genomic interval of Thermoanaerobaculum aquaticum harbors:
- a CDS encoding sensor histidine kinase, producing MHRAELLTRIFRWVKIRRLTQRLEAQRADMEIFSQAIAHEMRAPLRAISGFASMLVESLDGGITPDFKKDLNTIEDLCSHANHLASHLLELAQLGEGGVHLEVWPARLLAEGAVKDCEEQIARTKARVDVCGEAPDVLADAVLVNVVLTNFLRNALKFQKPRGTPVVSLRVEALGRWCRFSVEDNGIGIPSQDLSKLFQPFSRLHRSDVYPGFGLGLATAAKAAQLTSGRVGASSIAGKGSIFRLEVPCVDATEDSP from the coding sequence ATGCACAGGGCGGAGCTCCTGACCAGGATTTTCCGCTGGGTTAAGATCCGCCGGCTCACGCAACGCTTGGAAGCCCAACGGGCGGACATGGAAATCTTTTCCCAAGCCATTGCCCACGAAATGCGGGCCCCTCTCCGCGCCATTTCGGGATTTGCCTCCATGCTGGTGGAGTCTCTGGATGGAGGGATTACCCCAGATTTCAAGAAAGACCTGAATACGATTGAAGATCTCTGTTCCCACGCCAACCACCTGGCTTCCCACCTCCTGGAGCTGGCGCAACTGGGAGAAGGGGGCGTACACCTGGAAGTATGGCCAGCTCGCCTTTTGGCTGAAGGCGCGGTCAAGGACTGTGAAGAGCAGATCGCCCGAACAAAGGCGCGGGTGGATGTTTGCGGCGAGGCGCCGGACGTTTTGGCCGACGCCGTGCTGGTAAATGTGGTTTTGACCAACTTTTTGCGCAACGCCTTGAAGTTCCAAAAACCCAGGGGCACTCCGGTTGTTTCCCTGCGCGTTGAAGCCCTGGGGCGGTGGTGCCGTTTTTCCGTGGAAGATAATGGCATCGGGATTCCTTCACAAGATTTGAGTAAGCTTTTCCAGCCGTTTTCCCGCTTGCATCGCAGCGATGTTTATCCCGGTTTCGGTCTGGGGCTAGCCACGGCGGCTAAAGCGGCGCAGTTAACCAGCGGGCGGGTGGGTGCCTCCTCAATCGCCGGCAAGGGAAGCATATTTAGGCTGGAAGTGCCTTGTGTGGACGCAACCGAGGATTCACCATGA